The genomic segment CAGGTGTAACAACCAGAGTATCTGGATTATTCAGCCGCAGAGGCTATAACATCGACAGCATTACCGGAGGTGTAACAGCGGACGAGCGTTTTTCCAGAATTACCGTTGTGTGCAGCGGGGATGAACTGATTCTGGAGCAGATCACGAATCAGCTTGCCAAGCTTGTAGATGTAAGAGATATTAAGATCCTGGAGCCGGACAACAGCGTATGCCATGAATTAATGATGATCAAGGTGGCTGCGAAACCGGAGCAGAGACAGGGACTCATTTCCATAGCGGATGTTTTCCATGCGAAAGTCGCAGACGTAAGTGTGGATTCCATGATACTGGAGATGACAGGTAACCATAATAAACTGGAGGCATTTCTTGAGCTGATGGGCGATTACGAGATTCTCGAACTTGCACGTACAGGAATGACCGGTTTATCAAGAGGTTCGCAGGATGTAACCTATTTCTGATGAAAAGACCGGAAGGCTTTTCGGAATGCAGGAAATGGAAGAATGTCTCAGAAACAGTACATATATAGTTTGCTAGGGGAGCATCCCTTAACGATAAATTTTTTTACGATTAGCAGGAGGAAAATAAAATGGCTAACAAGATTTTTTATCAGGAAGATTGTAATTTAAGCTTACTGGATGGTAAAAAAATTGCAATTATTGGATACGGAAGCCAGGGACATGCACATGCTCTGAACTTAAAGGATTCCGGATGTGATGTCATTATCGGTCTTTATGAAGGCAGCAAATCCTGGAAGAGAGCTGAAGAGCAGGGCTTTAAGGTATATACAGCAGCTGAAGCAGCTAAACAGGCAGATATCATCATGATTCTTATCAATGATGAATTACAGGCTAAACTTTACAAAGAATCCATCGAGCCAAACCTTGAAGAAGGCAACATGTTAATGTTTGCTCATGGTTTCAATATCCATTTCGGATGCATCAAACCACCAAAGAATGTTGATGTTACAATGATCGCTCCTAAAGCACCTGGTCATACAGTAAGAA from the Blautia wexlerae DSM 19850 genome contains:
- the ilvN gene encoding acetolactate synthase small subunit gives rise to the protein MQKRVLSLLVDNTAGVTTRVSGLFSRRGYNIDSITGGVTADERFSRITVVCSGDELILEQITNQLAKLVDVRDIKILEPDNSVCHELMMIKVAAKPEQRQGLISIADVFHAKVADVSVDSMILEMTGNHNKLEAFLELMGDYEILELARTGMTGLSRGSQDVTYF